The following is a genomic window from Thermodesulfovibrionales bacterium.
ACCGAAGACGGTAATTTTTCGCACGTTCCTGTAGGGGCCGAAGATCTTGGCGGTGAAGCGCATCTCCTTCAATGTTGAGTTCATGAGCTTGAGATCCGCCTTATTTTCTTCCTCCTGACCCGCCTTGAGTGCGGCGACAATCATCTCACGGACGATTTCAGGCGAATGTATACCACCCACCAATTCGATGAGGTGATCGATCTCTCTGTCTGCAGGACCGTTGGTTCTCGTGAAACTGAGTTTCATAGGGCCGTTACCTGTTTGCCGTTGTCATCATGAACGTTAAGGAGCAGCCGGAGTGTTGTCACGAGTTCGGAAGGCTGAGGATAACCGCAGATTCGTCGCACTCGGGGAATTTCGGACACCGCAGACACTCCCCCCAGATCTTCTGGGGCAGCTTTGCCTTGTCAATATCCTTGAAACCTAATTTCTTGAAAAAATCCGGATGATAGGTGAGCGCAAAGATACTCCGAATGCCGAGTTTCCCGGCCTCTTTCACGCAGGTCTTTACGAGCCGTCCGCCGATACCGGAGCTCTGGGCATCCTGCCTCACCGCAAGGGACCTGACTTCGGCGAGGTCCTCCCAGAGGATGTGCAGGGCGCAAACGCCCTTTATCTCGCCCCCGTCTTCGCAGACCGAAATATCCCGTATGTTCTCATAGAGGTCATTGAGGGCGCGGGGTATCATCCGGCCCCTCTTGGCGAATTCGTTGATGAGCCGGTGTACGGGTTTTATATCGTCAATTCTTGCTTTTCGTATCAGCAATGTATTCTATTCCTTTCCTTATGGCCTCCTTGTTTCCGGGGAGGGTCTTCTTTCTTTTCAGCGGCGTCAGGGCCTCCAGCGCTTTTATGGCAGACTCTTCACTGAGCAGTCCTGTTGCAGAGAGCAGGGCACCGAGCATCACCATGTTCGCAGACTTCAGCCCTGAGTTCCGAGATGCCGAGGCGATTTCGGTGGCGGGGACTCCGATGGAACTGATGTCAGGCCTGAGTTCAGGCGACTTGATGAGGGAGGATTCGAATATGAGGATGCCCTTGGGCCTGATGAGCGGCTGGAATCTCTTCAGCGACGCTTCATTCATGGCTATCAGGATGTCGGGGTTTCTCACAATGGGGGAACCGATCATCTCATCGGAGATGATCGCCGTGCAATTAGCCGTCCCACCGCGCATTTCCGCGCCGTAAGACGGGAAACAAGTCACTTCCTTGCCGCCGATCATCCCCCCATACGTGATGAGCCGTCCGAGAAAAAGGATACCCTGACCTCCGAACCCGGCAACAATAATTTTTACTTCACCCATCTGAGGCTTGTCGGTCCTTCAGTATGCCGAGTTTGAATATGGGCATGAGGCTGGAACGAATCCAGTTCACCGAGTCTTCCGGCAACATTCCCCAGTCTGTCGGACAGGGCGAGAGGATCTCCACGAGGCTGAACCCCTTCCCCTCTATCTGGTTTCTGAATGCCCTGTCGATAAGGGACCTTGTTATGAGGAGGTTTTTCGGTGAATCTACGGATGTCCGTGCGATGAATGAGGCGCCTTCTATCGTCGCGAGCATCTCCGCGACACGGAGCGGGTAGCCTGCGTGGGCGGCTTCCCTCCCGGACGGCGTCGTGGTTGTCTTCTGGCCGAGGAGGGTTGTCGGGGCCATCTGCCCCCCCGTCATCCCGTACGTGGCGTTGTTGACAAAGAAGATCGATATGTTTTCCCCGCGAGCAGCGGCGTGAATTACCTCAGCCGTTCCGATGGCGGCGAGATCGCCGTCTCCCTGGTAAGAGAAGATGATCCGGTCAGGCAATACCCGCTTCATCGCGGTAGCTGCCGCAGGGGGTCTGCCGTGAGCAACTTCGAGCATATCGAAATTAAAGTAATCGTAAGCGAAGACAGCGCAGCCAACCGGCGCTATCCCGATTACCCGCTCCCGCAGATCCAGTCTGTCTATCGACTCGGCGATAAGCCGGTGGATGAGACTGTGTCCGCAGCCGGGGCAGTACCTGAAGGGAGTATCTTTCAGGCTCTTCGGTCTCTCAAAGACCTTTTTCATCGTCAATCTCCTTCAATAGGCCTTCGAGCAACCCGGAGTCGCTTGCGGTGATCTCGGTGAAACCGAAATTTTCCATAACTCTCATTGTAAGCAGAACGCCCGGGATAATCAAGTCAGCGCGACCTGCTTCGAGACCGGCAATATCCTGTCGTTCCTTGAGGGTAAGAACGATGAGCCGATCTCTTATCCGATATAACCGTGAACGGGTAAGACGGCGCATATGCACGGCCTCATGATCGTACTTTTTCAGGCCGAGGTCTATCGATGCGAGTGTCGTGATCGTGCCTCCTGTTCCGACGAGTCTCTCGAACTGACGAGTCCCTGTCGGGATATCCCACCCATCCGATCGCAGAGACATGTCGATCGTTCCGACAAGAGCTGCTATCTCCGCCGCAGCCGGCGGGTCTGTCTTCAGAAAGTTCTCCGCAAGACCTACTACGCCCAGCGGCACGGTTTGGCAGAAAACCTCTGCGTCCTGAACTATCCATTCAGTGCTTCCCCCGCCGATGTCAATGATGAGGGACGCACCCGTGGAATGGTGGAACCCGGCAAGTACTCCTCGTGAGGTCAGTTCAGCCTCACGTCTGCCTGAGACGACCTCGATCCTGATGCCGCTTTCGGCATATGCCGCGGCTATGAACGCCTCGCTGTTCTCTGCATCTCTGAGCGCGCTCGTACCGACCGCCTTGACGTCTCGCACTCCGAAGCGGCTCATGGAACCCGCAAAGGACTTCAGGGCCGACAGGGATCTTTTCATATTCTCTTCACCGAGCCTTCCTGTCTCGCCGAGCCTTTCAGCCAGTCTCGTAATAACGCGGTCGGTATACAAGCGTGAGACCTTATCGCCCGTGACGGACCCGATGAGGAGCCTGAGCGTGTTTGATCCGACATCGATGGCGGCAGATGGCATAGGTATTTTTATTCTACCATAGGCGACATGCGGGTCTTCCGATCCTAGGGCTTCCATAACGTGGAGATGCTGCTACTCGATGTAACGAACCGTGAAAGCTCTACGCACATGAAAGCTCTACGCACGTTGACTTCAGACTAAAGCGAGGTATACTGAGGTTAAAGATTAATAACGAAGCATGGGAGGGATATCATGGAGAAATGGGTGAGGATATGTTTTGCAATTGTTTTTTTATTTGGATGCATGGCCTGGCCGTTTGATGTGCGAACTGAGGAAGCGAGCCCCGGCCAAAAAGCCGCGCGAAAAGATATTGAAAAAAATCTTGAAGCAACCATGGGAATGCCAGTTCTGAAAGGAGGTCTTTGGCAACAGATGACCCCGGATTCTAAAGTGGCATTTATATGGGGGTTCGGACACGTAATCGCCATTGAACAGCACCTGGCAGAAAAGTACCCGGAGCTGAAGAGGGATGGTTTTGAGGCAAAGGTCCTTGAAGGAATGGCTGGTACCCCCATGAATGACGTTATAGC
Proteins encoded in this region:
- a CDS encoding N-acetyltransferase, which translates into the protein MLIRKARIDDIKPVHRLINEFAKRGRMIPRALNDLYENIRDISVCEDGGEIKGVCALHILWEDLAEVRSLAVRQDAQSSGIGGRLVKTCVKEAGKLGIRSIFALTYHPDFFKKLGFKDIDKAKLPQKIWGECLRCPKFPECDESAVILSLPNS
- a CDS encoding 2-oxoacid:acceptor oxidoreductase family protein; amino-acid sequence: MGEVKIIVAGFGGQGILFLGRLITYGGMIGGKEVTCFPSYGAEMRGGTANCTAIISDEMIGSPIVRNPDILIAMNEASLKRFQPLIRPKGILIFESSLIKSPELRPDISSIGVPATEIASASRNSGLKSANMVMLGALLSATGLLSEESAIKALEALTPLKRKKTLPGNKEAIRKGIEYIADTKSKN
- a CDS encoding thiamine pyrophosphate-dependent enzyme, whose translation is MKKVFERPKSLKDTPFRYCPGCGHSLIHRLIAESIDRLDLRERVIGIAPVGCAVFAYDYFNFDMLEVAHGRPPAAATAMKRVLPDRIIFSYQGDGDLAAIGTAEVIHAAARGENISIFFVNNATYGMTGGQMAPTTLLGQKTTTTPSGREAAHAGYPLRVAEMLATIEGASFIARTSVDSPKNLLITRSLIDRAFRNQIEGKGFSLVEILSPCPTDWGMLPEDSVNWIRSSLMPIFKLGILKDRQASDG
- a CDS encoding Ppx/GppA phosphatase family protein, whose product is MPSAAIDVGSNTLRLLIGSVTGDKVSRLYTDRVITRLAERLGETGRLGEENMKRSLSALKSFAGSMSRFGVRDVKAVGTSALRDAENSEAFIAAAYAESGIRIEVVSGRREAELTSRGVLAGFHHSTGASLIIDIGGGSTEWIVQDAEVFCQTVPLGVVGLAENFLKTDPPAAAEIAALVGTIDMSLRSDGWDIPTGTRQFERLVGTGGTITTLASIDLGLKKYDHEAVHMRRLTRSRLYRIRDRLIVLTLKERQDIAGLEAGRADLIIPGVLLTMRVMENFGFTEITASDSGLLEGLLKEIDDEKGL